From one Streptomyces mobaraensis genomic stretch:
- a CDS encoding MBL fold metallo-hydrolase has product MTGFRVPRNPLDALRPAAFGADPSGERMARILRSPHFAGGVFVNPPGPERTPSTRSMLGYLPTYFRKEERVRRAPAHPIPVHPTTVADLAEPAESGLRLTWMGHSAVLTEIDGHRVLIDPVWSERCSPFAFAGPRRLHPVPIPLAETGRVDAVVISHDHYDHLDMPTVRALARTGTEFVVPLGVGAHLEHWGIPAGQITELDWHETTFVGELTLTATPARHFCGRALRNTQHTLWASWVIAGPRHRVFHSGDTGYFPGFAGIGERYGPFDATMIQIGAYSEFWPDIHMEPEEGLRAHLDLQGSAPAERGVLLPIHWGTFNLAPHPWDEPAERTVTAARRAGVRYAVPRPGQPFEPAAGLRPDPWWQAVAAEAPQVRGAGRAPAPAARLDLAAER; this is encoded by the coding sequence GTGACCGGCTTCCGCGTCCCCAGAAACCCCCTCGACGCGCTCCGCCCGGCCGCCTTCGGCGCCGACCCGTCGGGGGAGCGGATGGCCCGCATCCTGCGCTCGCCGCACTTCGCGGGCGGCGTCTTCGTCAACCCCCCGGGCCCCGAGCGGACCCCGAGCACCCGCTCGATGCTGGGCTATCTGCCCACCTACTTCCGCAAAGAGGAGCGGGTCCGCCGCGCGCCCGCCCACCCCATCCCCGTGCACCCGACCACCGTCGCCGACCTGGCGGAACCCGCCGAGTCGGGGCTGCGGCTCACCTGGATGGGCCACTCCGCCGTGCTGACCGAGATCGACGGCCACCGGGTGCTGATCGACCCCGTCTGGTCCGAACGCTGCTCGCCGTTCGCCTTCGCGGGCCCCCGCCGGCTGCACCCGGTGCCGATACCGCTCGCCGAGACCGGCCGGGTGGACGCCGTGGTCATCTCCCACGACCACTACGACCACCTGGACATGCCCACCGTCCGCGCGCTGGCCCGGACCGGCACGGAGTTCGTCGTACCGCTCGGGGTCGGCGCGCACCTGGAGCACTGGGGTATCCCGGCGGGGCAGATCACCGAACTCGACTGGCACGAGACGACGTTCGTCGGCGAGCTCACCCTCACCGCCACCCCCGCCCGCCACTTCTGCGGACGGGCGCTGCGCAACACCCAGCACACCCTCTGGGCCTCCTGGGTCATCGCCGGCCCCCGGCACCGCGTGTTCCACAGCGGTGACACCGGCTACTTCCCCGGCTTCGCCGGCATCGGCGAGCGCTACGGCCCGTTCGACGCCACCATGATCCAGATCGGCGCGTACAGCGAGTTCTGGCCGGACATCCACATGGAACCGGAGGAGGGCCTGCGCGCCCACCTCGACCTCCAGGGGTCCGCCCCCGCCGAGCGCGGCGTCCTCCTCCCCATCCACTGGGGCACCTTCAACCTCGCCCCGCACCCCTGGGACGAGCCCGCCGAACGTACGGTCACCGCCGCCCGCCGCGCCGGCGTCCGCTACGCCGTCCCCCGCCCCGGCCAGCCGTTCGAACCGGCGGCGGGACTGCGGCCGGACCCCTGGTGGCAGGCCGTCGCGGCGGAAGCCCCCCAGGTACGCGGCGCCGGCCGGGCCCCGGCCCCGGCGGCGCGCCTGGACCTCGCGGCCGAACGCTGA
- a CDS encoding aldo/keto reductase codes for MSLKEILPGRLGFGTAPLGNMFRAIPEEDALATVEAAWDQGIRFYDTAPFYGAGLAEERLGTVLSGKPRDSYVLSTKVGRVILDEHETAAPDFGEKGGLFEHGNPNKVLHEWTAEATERSIEGSLKRLGVDRLDIVWVHDIAQDFHGDAWVGKFEEARTGAFRVLDRLRDEGVIKAWGLGVNRTEPIELTLALDEPRPDGFLLAGRYTLLDHAHALGRLLPMAQERNVDMVVGGPYSSGVLAGGTHFEYQQAPPEIVERVGRLKALTERHGVSIKAAALQFSLAHPAAAAVIPGATRPSRIAEDTAALNEDIPAAFWAELRESGLVAAAAPLPA; via the coding sequence ATGTCCCTCAAGGAAATCCTTCCCGGCCGGCTCGGCTTCGGCACCGCCCCCCTCGGCAACATGTTCCGCGCGATCCCCGAGGAGGACGCCCTCGCCACCGTGGAGGCCGCCTGGGACCAGGGCATCCGCTTCTACGACACCGCCCCCTTCTACGGCGCCGGACTGGCCGAGGAGCGCCTGGGCACGGTGCTGTCCGGCAAGCCCCGCGACTCCTACGTGCTGTCCACGAAGGTCGGCCGGGTCATCCTCGACGAGCACGAGACCGCCGCCCCCGACTTCGGCGAGAAGGGTGGCCTCTTCGAGCACGGCAACCCCAACAAGGTGCTCCACGAGTGGACCGCCGAGGCCACCGAGCGCTCGATCGAGGGCAGCCTCAAGCGTCTGGGCGTCGACCGCCTCGACATCGTCTGGGTGCACGACATCGCCCAGGACTTCCACGGCGACGCGTGGGTCGGGAAGTTCGAAGAGGCCCGCACCGGGGCCTTCCGCGTCCTGGACCGGCTCCGCGACGAGGGCGTCATCAAGGCGTGGGGCCTGGGCGTCAACCGCACCGAGCCCATCGAGCTGACCCTGGCCCTGGACGAGCCCCGGCCCGACGGCTTCCTGCTCGCCGGCCGCTACACCCTGCTCGACCACGCGCACGCGCTGGGCCGCCTCCTCCCCATGGCCCAGGAGCGGAACGTCGACATGGTCGTCGGCGGTCCGTACAGCTCCGGCGTCCTCGCCGGCGGCACCCACTTCGAGTACCAGCAGGCCCCGCCGGAGATCGTCGAGCGCGTCGGCAGGCTCAAGGCCCTCACCGAGCGGCACGGCGTGAGCATCAAGGCCGCCGCCCTGCAGTTCTCCCTCGCCCACCCGGCGGCCGCCGCCGTCATCCCCGGCGCCACCCGGCCCAGCCGCATCGCCGAGGACACGGCCGCGCTGAACGAGGACATCCCGGCCGCGTTCTGGGCGGAACTGCGCGAGAGCGGGCTGGTCGCCGCGGCCGCCCCGCTTCCGGCCTGA
- a CDS encoding alpha-ketoglutarate-dependent dioxygenase AlkB family protein, whose translation MRDELFPRPPVEVAPEAVHVPGWLDEAAQQRLLRACREWARPPAGLRTVRMPNGGEMSVRTVCLGWHWYPYGYARTVVDGDGAPVKSFPHWLGALARDAVARAYGTPAGPEPYDIALVNFYDAGARMGLHRDGDEKSAAPVVSLSLGDSCVFRFGNTETRTRPWTDVELRSGDLFVFGGPSRFAYHGVPRTYPGTAPAGLGLTGRLNITLRVSGF comes from the coding sequence ATGCGCGACGAGCTGTTCCCCCGCCCGCCCGTCGAGGTGGCGCCGGAAGCCGTGCACGTCCCCGGCTGGCTGGACGAGGCCGCGCAGCAGCGGCTCCTCCGGGCCTGCCGGGAGTGGGCGAGGCCGCCTGCGGGCCTGCGGACCGTCCGGATGCCGAACGGCGGCGAGATGTCCGTCCGCACGGTGTGCCTGGGCTGGCACTGGTACCCGTACGGGTACGCCCGGACGGTCGTCGACGGCGACGGCGCGCCCGTCAAGTCGTTCCCCCACTGGCTCGGCGCGCTGGCCCGGGACGCCGTGGCGCGCGCGTACGGGACGCCCGCCGGCCCCGAGCCGTACGACATCGCGCTGGTCAACTTCTACGACGCCGGGGCGAGGATGGGCCTGCACCGCGACGGCGACGAGAAGTCCGCCGCCCCCGTCGTCTCGCTCAGCCTCGGTGACTCCTGCGTCTTCCGGTTCGGCAACACGGAGACCAGGACGCGCCCCTGGACGGACGTCGAGCTGCGCAGTGGCGACTTGTTCGTCTTCGGCGGCCCGTCCCGGTTCGCGTACCACGGGGTGCCCCGGACGTACCCGGGCACGGCTCCGGCGGGGCTCGGGCTGACCGGGCGGCTGAACATCACGCTGAGGGTCAGCGGGTTCTGA
- a CDS encoding carboxymuconolactone decarboxylase family protein: MARVPLNPPATPLTRLAARYCRRAYGKVLDPLLAMGHHRGVLLATSVFELAVGRWKRLDPGLKALAVMASAASIGCSWCMDFGYWENRQHGMAHEKLRDVPRWRDSDVYTPLERDVMEYAEAMTATPPTVDDALVERLRTHLDDAQLVELTQTISVENLRSRTNAALGLASQGFKDSCDIPAEGSPGRPAGNRVTGRP, translated from the coding sequence ATGGCCCGCGTCCCCCTGAACCCGCCCGCCACCCCGCTGACCCGCCTCGCCGCCCGGTACTGCCGCCGCGCCTACGGCAAGGTGCTCGACCCGCTGCTGGCCATGGGCCACCACCGCGGCGTACTGCTGGCCACCTCCGTCTTCGAGCTGGCCGTGGGCCGCTGGAAGCGGCTCGACCCCGGCCTCAAGGCGCTGGCCGTGATGGCCTCGGCGGCGTCCATCGGCTGCTCGTGGTGCATGGACTTCGGCTACTGGGAGAACCGGCAGCACGGCATGGCGCACGAGAAGCTGCGCGACGTCCCGCGCTGGCGCGACAGCGACGTCTACACGCCGCTGGAGCGCGACGTGATGGAGTACGCGGAGGCCATGACGGCGACTCCGCCCACGGTGGACGACGCCTTGGTGGAGCGGTTGCGGACGCACCTGGACGACGCACAGCTCGTCGAACTGACCCAGACGATCTCGGTCGAGAACCTCCGCTCCCGCACCAACGCCGCGCTGGGACTGGCCAGTCAGGGCTTCAAGGACAGCTGTGACATCCCGGCGGAAGGATCGCCGGGACGTCCCGCCGGGAACCGTGTCACCGGCCGCCCTTGA
- a CDS encoding SAM-dependent methyltransferase — protein sequence MTEQGTGGGGFAAEEIDTSRPHPARMYDYYLGGWDNYEVDRAAAERFIEVIPDIRPGARANRDFLLRAVRKVVRSGVRQIIDIGTGIPTSPNTHEVAQEADPDVRVVYVDNDPIVATHAGAKLTNNGNASFLLADVREPERILAHPDLRRMIDFDQPVALLLVALLHFIPDEEDPAGIVAALAEALPEGSCLVLSHGTTDFHSEAARAAADAYKNATASVTLRTYADVVPFFDGFELMDPGVVQVPLWHPDGEPPTPAELAKVGFYGGVGIKGGR from the coding sequence GTGACGGAGCAGGGCACGGGCGGCGGGGGATTCGCGGCCGAGGAGATCGACACCAGCCGGCCGCACCCGGCCCGGATGTACGACTACTACCTGGGCGGCTGGGACAACTACGAGGTCGACCGCGCCGCGGCGGAACGTTTCATCGAGGTCATACCCGACATACGCCCCGGCGCCCGGGCCAACCGCGACTTCCTGCTGCGCGCGGTGCGCAAGGTCGTCCGGAGCGGGGTGCGCCAGATCATCGACATCGGCACCGGCATCCCCACCTCCCCCAACACCCACGAGGTGGCGCAGGAGGCCGACCCCGACGTCCGCGTCGTCTACGTCGACAACGACCCGATCGTGGCGACGCACGCCGGCGCCAAGCTGACCAACAACGGCAACGCGAGCTTCCTGCTCGCCGACGTCCGGGAGCCGGAGCGGATCCTCGCCCACCCCGATCTGCGCCGCATGATCGACTTCGATCAGCCGGTGGCCCTGCTGCTCGTCGCCCTCCTGCACTTCATCCCGGACGAGGAGGACCCGGCCGGGATCGTCGCCGCCCTGGCCGAGGCGCTGCCCGAGGGCAGCTGTCTCGTCCTCAGCCACGGCACCACCGACTTCCACAGCGAGGCCGCCCGGGCCGCCGCGGACGCCTACAAGAACGCCACGGCCTCGGTGACGCTGCGGACGTACGCGGACGTCGTCCCGTTCTTCGACGGCTTCGAGCTGATGGACCCCGGCGTCGTCCAGGTGCCGCTCTGGCACCCGGACGGCGAGCCGCCGACCCCGGCGGAGCTGGCCAAGGTCGGGTTCTACGGCGGGGTGGGCATCAAGGGCGGCCGGTGA
- a CDS encoding DUF397 domain-containing protein: MDRIYNGMPATDLGTEGWRKPWSGGNGGSCVEVMRLRDGRVALRQSTDPEGPALIYTHSEMETFIRGAKAGEADFLLAGAAEGTRT; this comes from the coding sequence ATGGATCGCATATACAACGGCATGCCCGCCACCGACCTCGGCACCGAGGGCTGGCGCAAGCCGTGGAGCGGCGGCAACGGGGGGAGCTGCGTCGAGGTCATGCGCCTGAGGGACGGCCGGGTCGCCCTGCGCCAGTCCACGGACCCGGAGGGGCCCGCGCTGATCTACACGCACAGCGAGATGGAGACGTTCATCAGGGGGGCCAAGGCCGGCGAGGCGGACTTCCTGCTCGCCGGCGCGGCGGAGGGGACGCGGACGTGA
- a CDS encoding helix-turn-helix domain-containing protein, producing the protein MGDARPAGAPTVLRVVLGKRLHDLREQAGLSFQEAGRALDVTHATIRRMEKAEVGLKVPYVEKLLRIYGVEDPAEVEGFLALTREANRPGWWHRFRDVLPEWFSAFVSLEGEANLIRAYEPHYVPGLLQTEAYARAVLRAGQPHAPDAEIERAVTVRRERQNLLVREKAPLLWVVMDETVLRRPIGGPEVMRAQVDRLIEATALPNVRLQVIPYAAGPHPAMYGPFHIFRFPIEELPDIAYAENLIGASYFDQREDVSAFLEALDRMCAQAAPAHTTKAFLGGIRKEI; encoded by the coding sequence GTGGGGGACGCGCGGCCGGCAGGGGCTCCGACCGTGCTGCGTGTCGTACTCGGCAAGCGGCTGCACGATCTGCGGGAACAGGCGGGGCTCTCCTTCCAGGAGGCGGGCCGGGCGCTCGACGTCACGCACGCCACCATCCGCCGGATGGAGAAGGCCGAGGTCGGCCTGAAGGTCCCGTACGTGGAGAAGCTGCTGCGGATCTACGGCGTCGAGGACCCCGCCGAGGTCGAGGGCTTCCTCGCCCTCACCCGGGAGGCCAACCGGCCCGGCTGGTGGCACCGCTTCCGGGACGTGCTCCCCGAGTGGTTCAGCGCGTTCGTCAGCCTGGAGGGGGAGGCCAACCTCATCCGCGCCTACGAACCGCACTACGTCCCCGGGCTGTTGCAGACGGAGGCGTACGCCCGCGCGGTGCTCCGCGCCGGGCAGCCGCACGCGCCGGACGCCGAGATCGAGCGGGCCGTCACCGTCCGCCGCGAACGGCAGAACCTGCTCGTCCGTGAGAAGGCGCCCCTGCTCTGGGTGGTGATGGACGAGACGGTGCTGCGCCGCCCCATCGGCGGCCCCGAGGTGATGCGGGCCCAGGTGGACCGGCTCATCGAGGCCACCGCCCTGCCGAACGTACGGCTCCAGGTCATCCCGTACGCCGCCGGGCCGCACCCGGCGATGTACGGGCCGTTCCACATCTTCCGGTTCCCCATCGAGGAGCTCCCGGACATCGCGTACGCCGAAAACCTCATCGGCGCCTCCTATTTCGACCAGCGCGAGGACGTCTCGGCCTTCCTGGAGGCACTGGACCGGATGTGCGCGCAGGCCGCGCCGGCACACACCACCAAGGCATTCCTGGGTGGCATTCGTAAGGAGATCTGA
- a CDS encoding ATP-binding protein, whose amino-acid sequence MVPSQDAPLLGRRGGCFGGRPQAAYAYGFNFPALNASVAEARRRVLTRLREWGIDETACDDARLVVSELFTNAVRHTDSDKVSCHLRVNEALVRIEVADHGCAPTEPRARFSGTDEESGRGLLLVGALSQAWGVRPDDAGRGRIVWADLPHRRLCP is encoded by the coding sequence GTGGTCCCCTCCCAAGACGCACCTTTGCTGGGGCGCCGCGGCGGCTGCTTCGGCGGGCGCCCGCAGGCCGCCTACGCCTACGGGTTCAATTTCCCGGCCCTCAACGCCTCGGTGGCGGAGGCGCGAAGACGAGTCCTCACCCGGCTGCGGGAATGGGGCATCGACGAAACCGCTTGCGACGACGCCCGGTTGGTGGTGTCGGAACTCTTCACCAACGCGGTGCGGCACACGGACAGCGACAAGGTCAGCTGCCATCTGCGGGTGAACGAGGCGCTGGTGCGCATAGAGGTGGCGGACCACGGCTGCGCCCCCACCGAACCACGGGCGCGTTTCAGCGGGACGGACGAGGAGAGCGGGCGGGGACTGCTGCTCGTCGGCGCCCTGTCCCAGGCGTGGGGCGTACGGCCGGACGACGCGGGGCGGGGCCGGATCGTCTGGGCCGACCTGCCGCACCGGCGGCTCTGTCCGTAG
- a CDS encoding SGNH/GDSL hydrolase family protein: MADDSNSMSKSAIGSYAAVGDSFTEGVGDPGPGDSFIGWADRLAVLLADEREEHTFRYANLAVRGRLLDQIVEEQVPRAKELAPDLVTFCAGGNDILRPGSDPDDVAERYEAAVADLRASVGTVLVCTGFDTRDVPLLKHLRGKIATYTAHVRAIADRHDCPVLDLWSLRSVQDRRAWSEDRLHLSPDGHTRVALRAAQVLGLAVPADPDQPWPAEDQRTPAEVRRDNIHWAREHLVPWIGRRLRGESSGDHVEPKRPDLLPL; this comes from the coding sequence GTGGCAGACGATTCGAATTCAATGAGCAAGAGCGCGATCGGGTCGTACGCAGCCGTCGGGGACAGCTTCACCGAGGGCGTCGGCGATCCGGGGCCCGGCGACTCGTTCATCGGCTGGGCCGACCGACTGGCCGTACTCCTGGCCGACGAGCGGGAGGAGCACACCTTCCGGTACGCCAACCTGGCGGTGCGCGGCAGGCTGCTCGACCAGATCGTCGAGGAGCAGGTGCCGCGGGCGAAGGAGCTCGCGCCCGATCTGGTGACGTTCTGCGCGGGGGGCAATGACATCCTGCGGCCGGGTTCCGACCCGGACGACGTGGCGGAGCGGTACGAGGCGGCGGTGGCCGACCTCCGGGCCTCGGTCGGCACGGTGCTGGTCTGCACCGGCTTCGACACCCGGGACGTACCGCTGCTGAAGCACCTGCGGGGCAAGATCGCCACGTACACGGCGCACGTCCGCGCCATCGCCGACCGGCACGACTGCCCGGTGCTCGACCTCTGGTCGCTGCGCTCGGTGCAGGACCGGCGGGCCTGGAGCGAGGACCGGCTGCACCTCTCGCCGGACGGGCACACCCGGGTGGCGCTGCGCGCCGCGCAGGTGCTGGGTCTGGCGGTGCCCGCCGACCCGGACCAGCCGTGGCCGGCGGAGGACCAGCGGACGCCGGCCGAGGTGCGGCGGGACAACATCCACTGGGCGCGCGAGCACCTGGTGCCGTGGATCGGGCGGCGGCTGCGCGGCGAGTCGTCCGGTGACCATGTGGAGCCGAAGCGGCCGGATCTGCTGCCGCTGTAG
- a CDS encoding tyrosine-protein phosphatase: MTQTPQVPTTEPLLAGVRNFRDLGGLPAADGRRVRPGVLFRSGHLARATEADTAFLGSLGLHTVFDFRNAADIASQGPDVPLPGVRYVNIPMSDQADGDEFWRMIHQGTPEQLRTVLSDGRAAARMTASYRSIITHRAPEHTRVLRTLADGDVPALLHCAAGKDRAGLAVAVTLLALGVPRDAIEADYLLSDAPHRRFPVRRETALPAEVLELLSPLFAARAEYLAEAFATIDEKWGSVEGYLSEGLGFSAEDRERLRERLLTA, encoded by the coding sequence GTGACCCAGACGCCGCAGGTCCCCACGACCGAACCCCTGCTCGCGGGGGTCCGCAACTTCCGCGACCTGGGCGGCCTCCCGGCCGCCGACGGACGGCGCGTACGGCCCGGCGTCCTCTTCCGCAGCGGCCACCTCGCCCGGGCCACCGAGGCGGACACGGCGTTCCTCGGCTCGCTGGGCCTGCACACCGTCTTCGACTTCCGCAACGCCGCCGACATCGCGAGCCAGGGCCCGGACGTGCCGCTGCCCGGCGTCCGGTACGTCAACATCCCCATGAGCGACCAGGCGGACGGCGACGAGTTCTGGCGGATGATCCACCAGGGCACCCCGGAGCAACTGCGCACCGTCCTCTCCGACGGCCGCGCCGCCGCCCGCATGACCGCCTCCTACCGCTCGATCATCACCCACCGCGCCCCCGAACACACCCGCGTCCTCCGCACACTCGCCGACGGCGACGTGCCCGCCCTCCTGCACTGCGCCGCCGGCAAGGACCGCGCGGGGCTGGCCGTCGCGGTCACCCTGCTCGCCCTCGGCGTCCCGCGGGACGCCATCGAGGCGGACTACCTGCTGTCCGACGCGCCGCACCGGCGGTTCCCGGTGCGGCGGGAGACCGCTCTGCCGGCGGAGGTGCTGGAACTGCTCTCGCCGTTGTTCGCGGCGCGGGCGGAGTACTTGGCGGAGGCGTTCGCGACGATCGACGAGAAGTGGGGCTCGGTGGAGGGATACTTGAGCGAGGGACTCGGGTTCTCGGCGGAGGACCGGGAGCGGCTGCGGGAGCGCTTGCTGACGGCCTGA
- a CDS encoding aspartate aminotransferase family protein, with product MTVGPTEDTTTTKGFDLARLLAERGGERYELHARHLNHQLPRMLHTIGFDKVYERAEGAYFWDADGDDYLDMLAGFGVMGLGRHHPVVRKALHDVLDASLADLTRFDCPPLPGLLAEKLLAYAPHLDRVFFGNSGTEAVETALKFARYATGKPRVLYCAHAFHGLTTGSLSVNGESGFRDGFAPLLPDTAIELGDLDALERELRRGDVAAFVVEPIQGKGVHLPPSGFLRAAQELLHRHKALLIADEVQTGLGRTGKFFAYQHEQGVEPDLVCVAKSLSGGYVPVGATLGKDWIFKKVYSSMDRVLVHSASFGSNAQAMAAGLAVLSVMEDERVVENARVTGDLLRSRLSALVDKYELLHDVRGRGLMIGIEFGRPKSLALRGRWTMLQAARKGLFAQMVVVPLLQKHRILTQVSGDHLEVIKLIPPLVIGEREVDRFVAAFTAVMDEAHGGGSLMWDFGRTLVKQAVVNR from the coding sequence ATGACCGTCGGACCCACCGAGGACACCACCACGACCAAGGGCTTCGACCTCGCCCGGCTGCTCGCCGAGCGCGGCGGGGAACGGTACGAGCTGCACGCCCGGCACCTCAACCACCAACTGCCCCGGATGCTGCACACCATCGGCTTCGACAAGGTCTACGAGCGGGCCGAGGGCGCCTACTTCTGGGACGCCGACGGCGACGACTACCTCGACATGCTCGCCGGCTTCGGCGTGATGGGCCTCGGCCGCCACCACCCCGTCGTCCGCAAGGCCCTGCACGACGTACTCGACGCGTCGCTCGCCGACCTCACCCGCTTCGACTGCCCGCCGCTGCCCGGCCTGCTCGCCGAGAAGCTGCTCGCGTACGCGCCGCACCTGGACCGGGTGTTCTTCGGCAACAGCGGTACGGAGGCGGTCGAGACGGCGTTGAAGTTCGCCCGGTACGCCACCGGCAAGCCGCGCGTCCTCTACTGCGCCCACGCCTTCCACGGGCTGACCACCGGGTCGCTGTCGGTCAACGGCGAGAGCGGCTTCCGCGACGGCTTCGCCCCGCTGCTCCCGGACACCGCGATCGAACTGGGCGACCTGGACGCGCTGGAACGGGAACTGCGGCGCGGCGACGTCGCCGCGTTCGTCGTCGAACCCATCCAGGGCAAGGGCGTCCACCTGCCTCCGTCCGGCTTCCTCCGCGCCGCGCAGGAACTGCTGCACCGGCACAAGGCCCTGCTCATCGCCGACGAGGTGCAGACGGGCCTGGGCCGCACCGGGAAGTTCTTCGCCTACCAGCACGAACAGGGCGTCGAGCCCGACCTGGTATGCGTGGCCAAGTCGCTGTCCGGCGGCTACGTCCCCGTCGGCGCCACCCTGGGCAAGGACTGGATCTTCAAGAAGGTCTACTCCTCCATGGACCGCGTCCTCGTCCACTCCGCCAGCTTCGGCTCCAACGCCCAGGCGATGGCGGCCGGACTCGCCGTGCTGTCGGTGATGGAGGACGAGCGCGTCGTCGAGAACGCCCGGGTCACCGGTGATCTGCTGCGGTCGCGGCTGTCCGCACTCGTCGACAAGTACGAGCTGCTGCACGACGTCCGCGGCCGGGGCCTGATGATCGGCATCGAGTTCGGGCGACCCAAGTCGCTGGCGCTGCGCGGACGGTGGACCATGCTGCAGGCCGCCCGGAAGGGGCTGTTCGCACAGATGGTGGTGGTGCCGCTGCTCCAGAAGCACCGGATCCTGACGCAGGTGTCGGGGGACCACCTGGAGGTCATCAAGCTGATCCCGCCGCTCGTCATCGGGGAGCGAGAGGTCGACCGCTTCGTCGCGGCGTTCACTGCCGTGATGGACGAGGCGCATGGGGGCGGGTCGTTGATGTGGGACTTCGGGCGGACGCTCGTGAAGCAGGCTGTGGTGAATCGGTGA